The following coding sequences are from one Bufo bufo chromosome 2, aBufBuf1.1, whole genome shotgun sequence window:
- the FBXL5 gene encoding F-box/LRR-repeat protein 5, producing MAPFPDEVDVFTGPHWRMKQLVGRYCDKLSKTNFSNNNDFRALLQSLYETFKEFKMHEQIENECIIGLLQQRSQTVYNVHSDNKLSEMLVLFEKGLKNVKDEYEQLNYAQQLKERLEAFTSDFIPHMKEEEEVFQPMLMEYFTYDELKDIKKMVIAQHCSQKDPTELLRGLSLWTEAEELKVLKYSVDEKSEEEAAAQPSTTSICHLPPEVMLKIFSYLNPQELCCCSQVNSKWAQLAKAGSLWRHLYPVLWARGNWYNGAASHLDTEPNEDWIASRKDESRAYQEWDEDADIDESEEPEDDEGYSSSVIVAQQEKELLHGLIQYILPHVGQSVKTLVLAYSSAASSKMIRQMLEFCPNLEHLDLTQTDISDSAFDGWYFGSCQNLHHIDLSGCDKISDITLERLSLALGLLPSYRKHLLKCSRNNKNAHSAWGRKEMNNRMRANTMQSIGGQCGLLSEDLWTRSNPCDGYPSSPFWIFHSERLGDIEDAADWKYRNTDGLCVLEMSSNMNCFTNGCCRKPMPGTRTNCSWQQRYQADDYSYCGHSFCSAGAKLRTIQALPETSALCKSGKRTPQSEVRDSFSGSAKFEPSAARVLQLLSLSGCHQITDRGLRALTLGGGLPYLEHLNLSGCLNVTGSGLQDLVSACPSLNDEHFYYCDNINGPHADTASGCQNLQCGFRACCRSGE from the exons CTCTCCAAGACCAACTTCTCTAACAACAATGACTTCCGGGCTCTGCTGCAGTCGCTGTACGAGACCTTCAAGGAGTTCAAAATGCACGAGCAGATTGAGAACGAGTGCATCATCGGCCTGTTACAGCAACGCAGCCAGACCGTGTACAACGTGCACTCCGACAATAAGCTCTCCGAGATGCTCGTCCTCTTTGAAAAGGGGCTGAAAAACGTGAAG GATGAATACGAGCAGCTGAATTATGCGCAGCAGCTGAAGGAGAGGTTGGAGGCTTTCACCAGCGACTTCATTCCTCacatgaaggaggaggaggag GtttttcagcccatgttgatggAATACTTCACTTATGATGAGCTCAAGGACATTAAAAAGATGGTGATCGCCCAGCACTGCTCCCAGAAAGACCCCACAGAACTTCTCCGAGGGCTTAGTCTCTGGACTGAGGCTGAAGAGCTCAAGGTGCTCAAGTATTCTGTGGATGAAAAGTCAGAGGAGG AGGCAGCTGCTCAGCCGAGCACAACATCCATTTGTCATCTTCCTCCGGAGGTAATGCTGAAAATTTTTAGTTACCTTAATCCGCAGGAGCTGTGTTGCTGTAGTCAAGTGAACAGTAAATGGGCCCAGCTGGCCAAGGCTGGATCTCTCTGGAGACATCTGTATCCCGTGCTGTGGGCCAGAG GGAACTGGTACAACGGTGCAGCTTCTCACCTTGACACTGAGCCAAATGAGGACTGGATCGCCAGTAGAAAGGATGAGAGTCGTGCATACCAGGAGTGGGATGAAGATGCAGACATCGATGAGTCTG AGGAACCTGAAGATGATGAGGGTTATTCTTCTTCTGTAATTGTGGCACAGCAAGAAaaggagttactgcatggtttaaTCCAATATATTCTCCCCCATGTTGGTCAGTCGGTGAAAACGCTTGTCCTTGCGTACAGTTCAGCAGCTAGCAGTAAGATG ATTCGTCAGATGCTTGAGTTTTGCCCCAATTTGGAACACCTGGATCTTACACAGACAGATATTTCAGACTCTGCATTTGATGG GTGGTATTTTGGCAGCTGTCAGAACCTTCATCACATTGACTTGTCAGGATGTGATAAGATCAGCGACATAACGCTGGAAAGGCTGAGTCTTGCACTTGGCCTGCTACCCTCTTACAGGAAACATTTATTGAAATGTTCCCGAAACAACAAAAATGCTCACTCCGCCTGGGGGAGAAAAGAAATGAACAACAGAATGAGGGCTAACACCATGCAGAGCATCGGTGGCCAGTGTGGACTTCTTTCTGAAGACTTATGGACTCGATCTAACCCTTGTGATGGCTATCCGTCGTCACCTTTCTGGATTTTCCATTCGGAGAGGCTGGGTGACATTGAAGATGCTGCCGACTGGAAGTATAGAAATACTGATGGACTTTGTGTATTGGAGATGTCCTCCAATATGAATTGTTTCACTAATGGGTGTTGCAGGAAGCCAATGCCTGGCACAAGGACTAATTGTAGCTGGCAGCAGCGGTATCAGGCCGATGATTATTCCTATTGTGGTCATTCGTTCTGTTCTGCTGGAGCAAAACTAAGGACTATACAAGCACTCCCAGAGACCTCTGCGCTGTGCAAAAGTGGCAAAAGGACTCCTCAGTCAGAGGTGAGAGACTCTTTCTCTGGGAGTGCAAAATTTGAGCCCAGTGCTGCACGTGTGCTACAGTTACTCAGCCTCTCCGGTTGCCATCAGATCACCGATCGTGGTCTCAG GGCATTGACCTTGGGCGGAGGGTTACCTTACCTAGAACACCTAAATCTCTCTGGATGTCTCAATGTGACTGGATCTGGTCTACAGGATCTGGTGTCAGCGTGCCCCTCTCTTAATGATGAGCACTTCTACTACTGTGACAACATCAATG